One segment of Panulirus ornatus isolate Po-2019 chromosome 35, ASM3632096v1, whole genome shotgun sequence DNA contains the following:
- the LOC139760130 gene encoding uncharacterized protein, whose product MLRSYLIRGVYLWIVTWLLAIASPTSSMEDGATECLVFIPTQVGERHAFAHMYERDMDRLLDSSIVDKVPSTSFSQALEVVCPGRSEFLVRTEAVEIEVGQVLRGASISATSSDMCSMSVPSRPGLTPATIYLPEKELYLLTSSGSNFGVPFGEHEHAFGVQCPKTSFSMVWVGNSSVKTPAPNPPVQKTPKTSPKCECHSEERQRLLLQELHEVKAENAKLKRVLLERGEWDLEELMELLYPMLEPIIESKIKEVLSKKPDFNVTAPTETTERVTALTIPTENSVLATVIEEVDEIPANDREIDSAIYKVSSRRWPEKTIRINMEDLDSAQKASFYEIMDYMNGLTCVKYTNTTGRYPELRVQKHPASCASHIGFRGRPMQLMHMNANCFTRQGILIHELFHASGFNHQQTRPDRDNYLFVNLTNVREGNMQNFKKTEGHYGFLMTMGVPYDYSSILQYPSWGFAKDSSVSTITIKDKTFPFKLGQRYTPTRSDIARLNRLYECWDHYLGDDIPGAVPYDQWHKSYMTEFRQSYIGFVGGYDTTKTVSPATPAEVKNSTAPVQLNSTGAVSNSTGAVSNSTGAVSNSTGAVSNSTGTMSNSTGAVSNSTGAVSNSTGAVSNSTGAVSNSTGAVSNSTGAVSNSTGAVSNSTGAVSNSTGAVSNSTGAVSNSTVAVSNSTVAVSNSTAPVELNSTTVAVDGSGVGTDSRRGNLVQRLTELDSLLDARDEIAVQRKKDWQRMSRRLDQVVTSINDYVKRTRHLTKKMRRSRVLSKRRRAQWRRKVSRRRRRQRVRRRH is encoded by the coding sequence atgctACGATCATATCTAATACGCGGGGTGTATTTGTGGATTGTGACTTGGCTGTTGGCCATCGCGTCCCCGACCTCGTCCATGGAGGACGGCGCTACTGAGTGCCTGGTGTTCATCCCCACCCAGGTAGGTGAGCGGCACGCTTTTGCCCACATGTATGAGAGGGACATGGACCGCCTCCTCGACAGTTCCATCGTCGATAAGGTCCCCAGCACCTCCTTCTCTCAGGCTCTCGAAGTCGTCTGTCCTGGGAGGAGCGAGTTCTTGGTGAGGACGGAAGCCGTGGAGATTGAGGTCGGCCAGGTGCTCCGAGGAGCTTCCATCAGCGCCACCTCTTCCGACATGTGCTCCATGTCCGTCCCCTCTCGCCCAGGGCTCACTCCCGCCACCATCTACTTGCCGGAGAAGGAGTTGTATCTCCTGACAAGTTCGGGGTCCAACTTCGGGGTTCCGTTCGGCGAGCACGAGCACGCCTTCGGGGTGCAGTGCCCCAAGACGAGCTTCTCCATGGTTTGGGTCGGCAACAGCTCGGTGAAGACTCCAGCTCCCAATCCTCCTGTCCAGAAGACGCCAAAAACCTCACCAAAATGTGAGTGTCACAGTGAGGAACGCCAACGGCTGCTACTTCAAGAGCTTCATGAAGTTAAAGCCGAGAACGCGAAACTTAAGCGGGTTCTTTTggagaggggggagtgggatttAGAAGAGTTGATGGAACTCCTGTACCCCATGCTCGAGCCCATTATCGAATCTAAAATAAAGGAGGTTCTATCAAAGAAACCCGACTTTAATGTGACAGCTCCAACCGAAACTACAGAGCGTGTAACAGCCCTTACCATCCCTACAGAGAATAGTGTCCTTGCAACCGTCATAGAAGAAGTTGACGAAATCCCTGCTAATGATAGGGAGATAGATAGCGCTATCTATAAGGTTTCATCCCGTAGATGGCCTGAAAAAACCATCCGGATCAACATGGAGGACCTTGATAGTGCACAGAAAGCGTCCTTTTACGAAATCATGGATTACATGAACGGGCTCACTTGCGTTAAGTACACTAACACAACTGGGAGATATCCAGAGCTGAGAGTACAAAAGCACCCAGCCAGTTGCGCTTCTCACATTGGCTTCAGGGGCCGGCCCATGCAACTTATGCACATGAATGCAAACTGCTTCACTCGCCAGGGAATTCTCATTCACGAGCTGTTCCATGCCTCTGGGTTCAACCACCAGCAGACCCGCCCGGACAGAGACAactacctctttgtcaaccttaccaACGTGAGGGAGGGTAACATGCAGAACTTCAAGAAGACTGAGGGTCACTACGGCTTCCTAATGACCATGGGGGTGCCCTACGACTACAGCAGTATACTGCAGTACCCGTCATGGGGTTTTGCCAAAGACTCTTCCGTCTCGACTATAACAATTAAAGACAAAACGTTCCCCTTCAAACTTGGCCAGCGATACACCCCCACTCGCTCCGACATAGCCCGTCTGAACAGGCTTTACGAGTGCTGGGACCACTACCTCGGTGACGACATCCCAGGTGCTGTTCCTTACGACCAATGGCATAAATCTTACATGACAGAGTTCCGGCAGAGTTACATCGGATTCGTTGGCGGTTACGATACCACTAAAACCGTCTCGCCAGCTACTCCTGCGGAGGTTAAGAACTCTACCGCTCCCGTACAGCTGAATTCTACCGGTGCCGTGTCTAACTCCACCGGTGCCGTGTCTAACTCCACCGGTGCCGTGTCTAACTCTACCGGTGCCGTGTCTAACTCTACCGGTACCATGTCTAACTCTACCGGTGCCGTGTCTAACTCCACCGGTGCCGTGTCTAACTCCACCGGTGCCGTGTCTAACTCTACCGGTGCCGTGTCTAACTCCACCGGTGCCGTGTCTAACTCTACCGGTGCCGTGTCTAACTCTACCGGTGCCGTGTCTAACTCTACCGGTGCCGTGTCTAACTCTACCGGTGCCGTGTCTAACTCTACCGGTGCCGTGTCTAACTCTACCGTTGCCGTGTCTAACTCTACCGTTGCCGTGTCTAACTCTACCGCTCCCGTGGAGCTTAACTCTACCACTGTGGCAGTCGACGGTAGCGGAGTGGGCACCGACAGCCGGCGGGGTAACCTGGTACAGAGGTTGACAGAGCTGGACAGTTTGCTCGATGCCCGGGATGAGATCGCTGTCCAAAGGAAGAAGGATTGGCAGAGGATGTCCCGTAGGCTGGACCAGGTGGTCACATCCATAAACGACTACGTAAAGAGGACTCGTCATTTGACAAAGAAAATGCGTCGGAGCAGAGTCCTCTCAAAGAGACGGAGAGCCCAATGGAGACGGAAAGTCTCAAGGAGACGAAGGAGACAGCGAGTGCGAAGGAGACACTGA